In Novosphingobium sp. MMS21-SN21R, a single genomic region encodes these proteins:
- a CDS encoding amidohydrolase family protein, which yields MRFRLIVAAALATAATPLCAKPVEYRMISDEADIGHYIVDQQGSTISVDYDIKQNGRGPTIRETVTLGNDGAPADWKITGRTTFGNAVAERFSRTSSGASWTDLAGKGTIKGKEAPRYYIAQNGSVIDISLLAKALLKAPGMAMPVAPGGTATMVAKGTQAFYGADGKLDVTTYELSGLALDPNYIALDSSGDLFAVASADSVLVRKGYEKVAAEPLRILAERLGAERFTTLQKENARRYAGPVRIRNVRLFDPAAKALTEPRDVVVFGNRITEIAATGSVATRGETNIDGAGGTLVPGLYEMHAHLGQDAALLNVLAGITSVRDMGNNDEVLDKLVARIDAGELAGPRVTRSGFIEGESKFSARNGTVVATQDEAIAAVRKYAARGFWQAKLYNSMSPAWAPVVVSEAHRLGMRVAGHVPAFSNADAMIAAGFDEITHVNQLMLGWVLNPDEDTRTLFRFTAMRRFPSLDVNSAKVQATLDSMVAHHVAHEPTIGIHELGLTALDGRPNPGAVDYIDHMPPEEQRQLKQALFGTDTPQQRAEYVAAYAKVLETLTAMNAKGILLIPGTDMGGAFTYHRELELFTKVGMTPAQVLSRATLEMAQYLHQDQQLGSLERGKLADFFLVPGDPTEDLKAIKAIAMVVKDGAFYFPAEIYPKLGIRPFTPAPKVEMVK from the coding sequence ATGAGATTTCGACTGATCGTTGCGGCGGCACTTGCCACCGCCGCCACCCCGCTGTGCGCCAAGCCGGTCGAATACCGCATGATCTCGGATGAGGCGGACATCGGCCATTACATCGTCGACCAGCAGGGCAGCACGATCTCGGTCGATTACGACATCAAGCAGAACGGGCGCGGTCCGACCATCCGCGAGACGGTTACGCTGGGCAATGACGGTGCGCCTGCGGACTGGAAGATCACCGGGCGCACCACGTTCGGCAATGCTGTGGCCGAGCGGTTTTCCCGGACGTCTAGCGGGGCAAGCTGGACGGATCTGGCGGGCAAGGGCACCATCAAGGGCAAGGAAGCGCCGCGCTATTACATCGCGCAGAACGGCTCGGTGATCGACATTTCGCTGCTCGCCAAGGCCCTGCTCAAGGCGCCCGGCATGGCGATGCCCGTCGCGCCGGGCGGCACGGCCACGATGGTGGCCAAGGGCACGCAGGCGTTTTACGGGGCCGATGGCAAGCTGGACGTCACGACATATGAATTGAGCGGGTTGGCGCTCGACCCCAATTATATCGCGCTCGATTCCTCGGGCGATCTGTTCGCGGTGGCCTCTGCCGATTCCGTTCTGGTGCGCAAGGGATACGAGAAGGTCGCGGCCGAGCCTTTGCGGATCCTGGCCGAACGGCTGGGAGCGGAGCGGTTCACCACGCTGCAGAAGGAAAACGCCAGGCGCTATGCCGGGCCGGTGCGCATCCGCAACGTGCGCCTGTTCGATCCGGCGGCCAAAGCGCTGACCGAGCCGCGCGATGTGGTGGTGTTCGGCAACCGAATCACCGAAATCGCCGCCACCGGAAGTGTTGCCACACGTGGGGAGACGAACATCGACGGTGCGGGCGGCACGCTGGTGCCCGGTCTTTATGAAATGCACGCGCATCTCGGACAGGACGCCGCACTGCTCAACGTGCTGGCCGGGATCACCTCGGTCCGTGATATGGGCAACAATGACGAGGTTCTCGACAAGCTGGTCGCGCGGATCGATGCAGGCGAGCTCGCCGGACCGCGCGTGACCCGCTCGGGCTTCATCGAGGGCGAAAGCAAGTTCTCGGCGCGCAACGGCACCGTCGTGGCAACGCAGGACGAGGCTATCGCCGCCGTTCGCAAGTATGCCGCGCGGGGGTTCTGGCAGGCCAAGCTCTACAACTCGATGAGCCCGGCGTGGGCGCCCGTCGTCGTGTCCGAGGCGCACCGGCTGGGGATGCGCGTGGCGGGGCACGTGCCTGCCTTTTCCAATGCCGATGCGATGATCGCGGCCGGCTTCGACGAGATCACTCATGTCAACCAGTTGATGCTCGGCTGGGTGCTCAATCCCGATGAGGACACACGCACGCTGTTCCGCTTCACCGCGATGCGGCGCTTCCCTTCGCTCGACGTGAACTCGGCCAAAGTGCAGGCGACGCTGGATTCGATGGTTGCGCACCACGTTGCGCATGAGCCGACCATCGGCATTCACGAGCTCGGTCTTACCGCGCTCGATGGCCGCCCCAATCCCGGTGCGGTCGATTACATCGACCATATGCCCCCCGAGGAGCAGCGTCAGTTGAAGCAGGCGCTGTTCGGTACCGATACGCCGCAGCAGCGCGCCGAATATGTCGCGGCCTATGCCAAAGTGCTGGAAACGCTGACCGCGATGAACGCCAAGGGCATCCTGCTGATTCCGGGCACCGATATGGGCGGTGCGTTCACCTATCACCGCGAACTGGAGCTGTTCACCAAAGTGGGCATGACCCCTGCGCAAGTCCTGTCGCGCGCCACGCTGGAGATGGCACAATACCTCCATCAGGATCAGCAATTGGGGTCATTGGAGCGCGGCAAGCTGGCGGACTTCTTCCTTGTCCCGGGCGATCCGACCGAGGACCTCAAGGCGATCAAGGCCATCGCCATGGTGGTGAAGGACGGGGCGTTCTACTTTCCCGCGGAAATCTATCCGAAGCTGGGCATCCGTCCGTTCACGCCTGCGCCAAAGGTTGAAATGGTGAAGTAG
- a CDS encoding cyclic nucleotide-binding domain-containing protein, translating into MRRSGAWCGGRIPVGEVFKVAIIGSGPAGMSAAGRAAQLGLSHVLLEKTDHLSDTIYKYQKGKHVMATPSQLILRSDQEFDAGKKEDILDKWNRRTAELAVNVMYNAEVKSIKGTGPAIEGSVQKIVSRARDGSSTTTELQRYAAPYAIELTNGETVMAENVVLAIGTQGNPNLMRCPGGDLPHVTYQLDDPYAVLDQHIIVVGTGDAGIENARGLVEDSAQGNVVTVLNRAPKSTNVRESFATAKEPNAKALVEDDAAGKLTIRYETETKSVEPGWITLATRDGEERIRCDRIIARIGSAPPRAFVEGCGIEFASADRLAFPTLSPQFESTAPGIFVIGALAGYPLIKHCMNQGYDVVEFINGNTGLKPADEPLLEAKFAGLPGNRSVNEWLEFLRTNVSILDGMTTLQLREFMLDSSARAYAKGQTVFEKNDPGSSLFAIASGSVNVQLDAKDPSKVIPIPSGTIFGEVGLISGRRRGATIVAAEDTICVEISRNAALKLQSQVPTARRAIERISTERQILQMFGSGLTSADIAEVVETAKIVQVRAGEAVITEGGEDNDIYVIRVGSMIVEKEVGGKPVFLSYLPAGSYVGEMALIDGGRRTATVRAAIKSEVIKIDGEAFGRVLAAKPALLDRARKDMEVRRATNAFIESKKDSFSGVVDLYSEQAKFLVSQGLGEATDVLLIDERLCVGCDNCEKACADSHDGLSRLDREAGKSFAHLHVPTSCRHCEHPHCMADCPPNAIHRGPDGEVFINDTCIGCGNCQRNCPYGVIRMDKVPPKKPSLLNWLFFGSGPGPGEPPYKWSKKNTKYTGDPAVDELLDRKKAIKCDMCAGIEGGPSCVRACPTGAAIRVSPDEFLTVARLENEGA; encoded by the coding sequence ATGCGTCGTTCTGGCGCGTGGTGCGGGGGACGCATACCGGTGGGCGAGGTTTTCAAGGTTGCGATTATCGGGTCCGGCCCCGCAGGCATGAGCGCTGCGGGACGCGCGGCGCAGCTTGGCCTGAGCCACGTGCTGCTCGAAAAGACCGATCACCTTTCCGATACGATCTACAAATACCAGAAGGGCAAGCATGTGATGGCCACGCCATCGCAGCTGATCCTGCGCTCCGATCAGGAATTCGACGCCGGCAAGAAAGAGGACATCCTCGACAAGTGGAACCGGCGCACTGCCGAGCTTGCGGTCAACGTGATGTACAATGCCGAGGTCAAGTCGATCAAAGGCACGGGTCCGGCCATCGAAGGCTCGGTCCAGAAGATCGTTTCCCGCGCGCGTGATGGATCGAGCACCACCACCGAACTGCAGCGCTACGCCGCGCCCTATGCGATCGAACTGACCAATGGCGAAACGGTCATGGCCGAGAACGTCGTGCTGGCCATCGGCACGCAGGGCAATCCCAATCTGATGCGCTGCCCCGGCGGCGATCTGCCGCACGTCACCTACCAGCTCGACGATCCTTACGCCGTGCTCGACCAGCACATCATCGTGGTCGGCACAGGCGACGCCGGGATCGAGAACGCGCGCGGTCTGGTCGAGGATTCGGCGCAGGGCAATGTCGTCACCGTGCTGAACCGCGCGCCGAAATCGACCAACGTCCGCGAAAGCTTCGCCACCGCCAAGGAACCGAACGCCAAGGCGCTGGTCGAGGACGACGCGGCAGGCAAGCTGACTATCCGCTACGAGACCGAGACAAAGTCGGTCGAGCCCGGCTGGATTACGCTCGCCACCCGCGATGGTGAAGAGCGCATCCGCTGTGACCGGATCATCGCCCGCATCGGCTCGGCCCCGCCGCGCGCCTTCGTCGAAGGCTGCGGCATCGAATTCGCCAGCGCCGACCGCCTCGCCTTCCCGACGCTTTCGCCGCAGTTCGAATCGACCGCGCCCGGCATCTTCGTGATCGGCGCGCTGGCGGGCTATCCACTGATCAAGCACTGCATGAATCAGGGCTATGACGTCGTCGAATTCATCAACGGCAACACCGGCCTGAAGCCCGCGGACGAACCGCTGCTCGAAGCCAAATTCGCCGGCCTGCCGGGCAATCGCTCGGTGAACGAATGGCTGGAATTCCTGCGCACGAATGTCTCCATCCTCGATGGCATGACCACTCTTCAGCTTCGCGAATTCATGCTCGATTCCTCTGCCCGCGCCTATGCCAAGGGCCAGACGGTGTTCGAGAAGAACGATCCGGGGTCCTCGCTCTTCGCCATCGCCTCGGGCTCGGTCAACGTCCAGCTCGATGCCAAGGACCCGTCCAAGGTCATCCCGATTCCTTCGGGCACGATCTTCGGCGAAGTCGGCCTCATTTCCGGACGGCGACGCGGCGCTACCATCGTGGCCGCAGAAGACACGATCTGCGTCGAGATCAGCCGCAACGCCGCGCTCAAGCTGCAAAGCCAGGTGCCGACCGCCCGCCGTGCGATTGAGCGTATTTCGACCGAGCGCCAGATCCTGCAGATGTTCGGATCGGGCCTGACCAGCGCCGATATCGCCGAAGTGGTCGAGACCGCCAAGATCGTGCAGGTCCGCGCTGGCGAGGCGGTGATCACCGAAGGTGGCGAGGACAACGACATCTATGTCATCCGCGTCGGCTCGATGATCGTCGAGAAGGAAGTCGGCGGAAAACCGGTGTTCCTGTCGTACCTGCCCGCAGGTTCCTACGTCGGCGAAATGGCCCTGATCGACGGCGGCCGCCGCACCGCCACGGTCCGCGCCGCGATCAAGAGCGAGGTCATCAAGATCGATGGCGAAGCGTTCGGTCGCGTGCTCGCCGCCAAGCCCGCGCTGCTCGACCGCGCGCGCAAGGACATGGAAGTCCGCCGCGCGACCAACGCCTTCATCGAATCGAAGAAGGACAGCTTTTCGGGCGTCGTCGACCTCTATTCCGAACAGGCCAAGTTCCTCGTCAGCCAAGGCCTTGGCGAAGCGACCGACGTCCTGCTGATCGACGAGCGGCTCTGCGTTGGCTGCGACAATTGCGAAAAGGCCTGCGCCGACAGCCACGATGGCCTCTCAAGGCTTGACCGTGAGGCTGGCAAGAGCTTCGCGCACCTCCACGTGCCGACATCGTGCCGCCACTGCGAGCATCCGCACTGCATGGCCGATTGCCCGCCCAATGCGATCCATCGCGGGCCGGACGGCGAAGTGTTCATCAACGATACGTGCATCGGCTGCGGCAACTGCCAGCGCAATTGCCCCTATGGCGTGATCCGCATGGACAAGGTTCCGCCGAAAAAACCTTCCTTGCTGAACTGGCTGTTCTTCGGCTCCGGGCCGGGACCGGGCGAGCCACCGTACAAATGGTCGAAGAAGAACACCAAATACACCGGCGACCCGGCGGTAGACGAGTTGCTTGACCGCAAGAAGGCGATCAAATGCGACATGTGCGCCGGGATCGAAGGCGGCCCAAGCTGCGTCCGCGCCTGCCCGACGGGCGCGGCCATCCGCGTCTCGCCCGACGAGTTCCTGACCGTCGCCCGCCTCGAAAACGAGGGAGCCTGA
- a CDS encoding cytochrome c3 family protein: protein MSFLVRQIALKSSGEEIVRPSTIEGDELTIGRDAANGIHLPDLAVDPRHARVVQGADGNLTIGSVGTQPFEVNGRSVTEAVLDPAVGAELMFGGHRIVISRDTESGMLAFTVRRVEAVSDSAEDKDITTVYTLKGLLPGKRMSAWTFAVLVLISFLAFPIYSYMTYKPLAMQEKARRPDSFHADQTWSSGPLSLAHKNLGGDCQACHTEAFVAVTDKACLTCHTKDAHDHISDKARLLKARGEPTGLAALQRAVATAFNRPAGRCVDCHTEHEGAGAMPATQQKFCADCHNGMKGRLTDTKLADAADFGMAHPQFKPMVISGMDGDKPLFQRAMWTPALQENNGLKFTHGQHLSKTNGIAQMVRRMPGRFAATDGLDCKDCHKADSTGTRFKPVVMEDSCQSCHSLSFDQVGGTFRTLRHGKPEQVVADLRAFYRGGAPARPANLSGLARRVPGDAALRSTAADYARAVRFYPTRAEQAVAQVFSNGGMCYDCHTVTRGGTMASAGFTVQPVAQNDRYYQKGWFDHKAHDKTDCADCHTETGTSNKATDLLVPGIDGKGGCRTCHVGGEGAKLASVSVKDPVDSSCAMCHSYHMDAGAPWAPAKDRKKDVGQTVAVAERPRFPVKLH from the coding sequence ATGAGCTTTCTTGTCCGCCAGATCGCGCTCAAATCCAGTGGTGAGGAGATCGTGCGTCCCTCGACCATCGAGGGCGACGAACTGACCATTGGCCGCGACGCGGCAAACGGCATCCACCTCCCCGACCTTGCGGTCGATCCGCGCCATGCACGAGTGGTGCAAGGGGCCGATGGCAACCTGACGATCGGTTCGGTCGGCACCCAGCCGTTCGAGGTCAACGGGCGTTCGGTCACCGAGGCCGTGCTCGATCCTGCGGTCGGCGCGGAACTGATGTTCGGCGGCCACCGCATCGTGATTTCGCGCGATACCGAAAGCGGCATGCTCGCTTTCACCGTGCGCCGGGTGGAGGCCGTCTCGGACTCCGCCGAGGACAAGGACATCACCACGGTCTACACGCTCAAGGGCCTCCTGCCCGGCAAGCGCATGTCGGCGTGGACGTTCGCGGTGCTGGTGCTGATCTCGTTCCTTGCCTTCCCGATCTACAGCTACATGACCTACAAACCGCTGGCGATGCAGGAAAAAGCGCGGCGTCCGGACAGTTTCCATGCCGACCAGACGTGGTCGTCAGGCCCCTTGAGCCTTGCCCACAAGAATCTCGGTGGCGATTGCCAGGCCTGCCATACCGAGGCGTTCGTGGCCGTCACCGACAAGGCCTGCCTGACGTGCCACACCAAGGACGCGCACGACCATATTTCGGACAAGGCGCGATTGCTGAAAGCGCGCGGCGAGCCCACCGGCTTGGCCGCGCTGCAGCGTGCGGTCGCTACCGCGTTCAACCGCCCGGCGGGCAGGTGTGTCGATTGTCACACCGAACACGAGGGGGCAGGCGCTATGCCAGCCACCCAGCAGAAATTCTGCGCCGATTGCCATAACGGGATGAAAGGTCGCTTGACCGATACCAAACTCGCCGATGCCGCCGACTTCGGGATGGCTCACCCTCAGTTCAAGCCGATGGTGATCAGCGGCATGGACGGGGACAAGCCGTTATTCCAGCGCGCCATGTGGACGCCTGCGCTGCAGGAAAACAACGGGCTCAAGTTCACCCACGGCCAGCATCTGTCGAAGACCAACGGCATCGCCCAGATGGTCCGGCGCATGCCAGGACGCTTCGCTGCAACCGATGGGCTGGATTGCAAGGATTGCCACAAGGCCGATTCCACCGGTACCCGGTTCAAGCCGGTGGTGATGGAGGACTCCTGCCAGTCCTGCCACTCGCTCAGCTTCGATCAGGTCGGCGGCACCTTCCGCACGCTGCGCCACGGCAAGCCCGAACAGGTCGTGGCCGATCTGCGCGCTTTCTACCGTGGCGGCGCTCCTGCCCGCCCGGCCAACCTCTCGGGCCTTGCACGGCGGGTGCCCGGCGATGCCGCGCTGCGCTCAACCGCTGCCGACTACGCCCGCGCTGTCCGGTTCTACCCGACCCGCGCAGAACAGGCTGTGGCGCAAGTCTTCTCGAACGGCGGCATGTGCTACGATTGCCACACCGTGACGCGCGGCGGCACGATGGCGAGTGCCGGTTTCACCGTCCAGCCGGTCGCCCAGAACGACCGTTATTACCAGAAGGGCTGGTTCGACCACAAGGCGCACGACAAGACCGATTGCGCCGATTGCCACACCGAAACAGGGACATCGAACAAGGCGACCGACCTGCTCGTACCGGGCATCGACGGCAAGGGCGGCTGCCGCACCTGCCACGTCGGCGGCGAGGGCGCAAAACTTGCGTCGGTTTCGGTGAAAGACCCGGTCGATTCCTCCTGCGCGATGTGCCACTCCTATCACATGGATGCTGGCGCCCCGTGGGCACCGGCAAAGGACAGAAAGAAAGACGTCGGGCAGACCGTGGCCGTGGCTGAAAGGCCGCGTTTCCCGGTAAAGCTGCACTAG
- a CDS encoding phosphodiesterase: protein MLIAQVTDIHLGFEPDSPGEFNRQRLDRVLEELAAMEPRPDLLLATGDLIDRGDRESYERLREAFADMPFPVHYALGNHDDRATFAEVFPAARFDGGFLQYVIDTDPLRLIVLDTLEEGRHGGAFCEARAAWLNARLDEASDVRTLIVQHHPPVEVGIPWMNTDPAEPWVERLGACLRGRTNVVGIVCGHIHRAITTVWEGTIVATCPSTAPQVALDLRAIDPDVPDQRSLIIADPPGYALHWFNGRELITHWDTAEDHQVLARYDANLQGMIQHMLAERPGSD from the coding sequence ATGCTGATAGCGCAGGTCACCGATATTCATCTGGGGTTCGAACCCGATTCCCCCGGTGAATTCAACCGGCAGCGGCTTGACCGTGTGCTGGAGGAACTGGCCGCGATGGAACCGCGGCCGGACCTTCTGCTCGCCACCGGTGATCTGATCGACCGGGGTGACCGCGAAAGCTATGAACGGCTGCGCGAGGCTTTCGCCGATATGCCCTTTCCGGTGCACTACGCGCTCGGCAACCACGATGATCGCGCGACTTTCGCCGAAGTCTTCCCCGCCGCCCGCTTCGATGGGGGCTTCCTGCAATATGTGATCGACACCGACCCGTTGCGGCTGATCGTGCTCGACACGCTTGAGGAAGGCCGCCATGGCGGTGCCTTCTGCGAAGCGCGAGCGGCCTGGCTCAACGCCCGGCTGGATGAAGCCTCTGATGTGCGCACGCTGATCGTCCAGCATCACCCACCGGTCGAAGTCGGCATTCCGTGGATGAACACTGACCCGGCAGAGCCTTGGGTCGAACGCCTGGGCGCATGCTTGCGCGGACGGACCAATGTCGTCGGCATCGTCTGCGGCCACATCCACCGCGCGATCACCACAGTGTGGGAAGGCACGATTGTTGCCACCTGCCCGTCAACCGCACCGCAAGTCGCACTCGACTTGCGCGCGATTGATCCCGACGTGCCCGACCAGCGCAGCCTGATCATCGCCGATCCGCCGGGCTATGCCCTGCACTGGTTCAACGGGCGCGAACTGATCACGCACTGGGATACGGCTGAAGACCATCAGGTCCTCGCCCGCTATGACGCCAACCTTCAGGGCATGATCCAGCACATGCTGGCCGAGCGCCCCGGTTCGGACTGA
- a CDS encoding tetratricopeptide repeat protein: MTEPDPVPAKSDEAQGHSRFGRVALIAAGVIALGAGGVAMMRGPENPPPQAQPPAALPSQQPSVDDVIAKLEKKLAENPEDAEGWRMLGWSYFQTERYAESATALKQATKLDPEHAETWSFLGEALVLASKEEGRMPRDAKSAFDKAIKLDPKDARARYFQAVAMDLGGRHRQAINAWFDLLEDTPADAPYAEDIREVIRNVGERRKIDVEKRLAEARFAAPAGGVITDGPHKAAAGIPGPTSEEMKAAAGMPKGQQEAMIRGMVDGLEAKLVKDPINADGWIMLMRSRMQLGEPKKAAEALQKGLAAFRNDGAAARKLREAASSLGIAGA, from the coding sequence ATGACCGAGCCCGATCCCGTGCCAGCGAAAAGCGACGAAGCGCAGGGACACTCGCGATTCGGCAGGGTCGCGCTGATTGCGGCGGGCGTGATCGCGCTGGGCGCGGGCGGCGTGGCGATGATGCGCGGGCCTGAGAATCCGCCGCCACAGGCGCAGCCTCCCGCTGCCTTGCCCAGCCAGCAGCCATCGGTCGACGATGTGATCGCCAAGCTGGAAAAGAAGCTCGCGGAAAATCCCGAGGATGCCGAGGGCTGGCGCATGCTCGGCTGGTCCTATTTCCAGACCGAACGCTATGCCGAATCCGCCACCGCGCTCAAGCAGGCGACCAAACTCGATCCCGAACATGCCGAGACGTGGTCGTTCCTGGGCGAGGCGCTGGTCCTTGCCAGCAAGGAAGAAGGCCGGATGCCGCGCGATGCCAAGTCGGCGTTCGACAAGGCGATCAAGCTTGACCCGAAGGATGCCCGCGCGCGCTATTTCCAGGCCGTGGCGATGGACCTCGGCGGGCGTCACCGCCAGGCAATCAACGCCTGGTTTGACCTGCTCGAGGATACCCCTGCCGATGCGCCCTATGCCGAGGATATCCGCGAGGTGATCCGCAACGTGGGTGAGCGGCGCAAGATCGACGTCGAAAAGCGTCTGGCCGAAGCGCGATTTGCAGCGCCTGCGGGCGGCGTGATCACCGACGGGCCGCACAAGGCGGCTGCTGGCATTCCGGGGCCGACTTCCGAGGAAATGAAAGCCGCGGCCGGCATGCCCAAGGGCCAACAGGAAGCGATGATCCGGGGCATGGTCGACGGCCTTGAGGCCAAGCTGGTCAAAGACCCGATCAACGCCGACGGTTGGATCATGCTGATGCGCAGCCGCATGCAATTGGGTGAGCCGAAGAAGGCCGCAGAAGCCTTGCAAAAGGGCCTGGCTGCGTTCCGCAACGATGGCGCGGCGGCCCGGAAATTGCGCGAGGCAGCTTCGAGCCTTGGTATAGCCGGGGCCTGA
- a CDS encoding tRNA (guanine(46)-N(7))-methyltransferase TrmB, with translation MTAHKTGDPTTLNRLYGRAKGKPLRQGQQGLVDTLLPRIAMPAEGPITSERLFGDDRQMHFEIGFGGGEHMAFRADMLPDHGFIGAEPFLNGVAQALTHVAGDNGAHPPLGNVRIHHGDALEVLDRIPDGALSYLYLLHPDPWPKARHAKRRMMNDGPLDLIAAKLRPGGEFRFGTDHDIYLRHALMVMRRHKHQFEWLAEDCTDFQNRPGGWPETRYEHKARTVYGHEVWYFRYRRR, from the coding sequence ATGACTGCGCACAAAACCGGCGATCCTACCACGCTCAACCGTCTCTATGGCCGCGCCAAGGGCAAGCCCTTGCGGCAGGGTCAGCAGGGGCTGGTCGATACGCTGCTGCCTCGGATCGCGATGCCGGCCGAAGGACCGATCACATCCGAAAGGCTGTTTGGCGATGACCGCCAGATGCATTTCGAGATCGGCTTTGGCGGCGGCGAGCACATGGCATTTCGCGCCGACATGCTGCCTGATCACGGATTTATCGGTGCAGAACCGTTTCTAAACGGCGTGGCGCAGGCGCTGACGCATGTGGCGGGGGACAATGGTGCCCACCCGCCGCTCGGCAATGTGCGCATCCACCATGGCGACGCGCTGGAAGTGCTTGACCGGATTCCCGACGGCGCGCTTTCGTACCTTTACCTGCTCCATCCCGATCCCTGGCCCAAGGCGCGCCATGCCAAGCGGCGGATGATGAACGACGGGCCGCTGGACCTGATTGCCGCCAAGCTGCGCCCCGGCGGAGAGTTCCGCTTCGGCACCGATCACGACATCTATCTGCGCCACGCGCTGATGGTCATGCGTCGCCACAAGCACCAGTTCGAATGGCTGGCGGAGGATTGCACCGATTTCCAGAATCGTCCCGGTGGTTGGCCCGAGACACGCTACGAGCACAAGGCGCGCACGGTTTACGGGCATGAAGTGTGGTACTTTCGGTATCGCAGGCGCTGA
- a CDS encoding sulfite exporter TauE/SafE family protein produces the protein MEFLAGLDWTALLPFIAVGFAAQMIDGALGMAFGVISNTLMVGVLGIPPALASQRVHIVECFTTATSGISHLIHGNVDKKLFFRLLVPGMAGGILGAYVLSSLDASLVKPWVLLYLAGIGVYLLVRGIFYPPKIREAGWVAPLGLVGGFLDAAGGGGWGPVVTSNLLIQGADPRKVVGTVNTVEFFLTLTVSAAFVWHLGFADVAGATLGFLIGGIAAAPFGAWAAKHIPAKTMLIMVGVVLTLTSAYGAYKAFS, from the coding sequence ATGGAATTTCTGGCCGGGCTCGATTGGACGGCGCTGCTGCCGTTCATCGCCGTAGGTTTCGCCGCGCAGATGATTGACGGCGCCTTGGGTATGGCGTTCGGCGTCATCTCCAACACGCTGATGGTGGGCGTTCTGGGCATTCCCCCCGCGCTCGCGTCGCAGCGCGTGCACATCGTTGAATGCTTCACCACTGCGACCTCGGGCATCAGTCATCTGATCCACGGCAATGTCGACAAGAAGCTGTTCTTCCGCTTGCTTGTTCCGGGCATGGCGGGCGGCATTCTCGGAGCCTATGTGCTGTCCTCGCTCGACGCTTCGCTGGTGAAGCCGTGGGTGCTGCTCTACCTTGCGGGGATCGGCGTCTATCTGTTGGTGCGCGGTATTTTCTATCCGCCCAAGATCAGGGAGGCGGGCTGGGTGGCGCCGCTCGGTCTGGTCGGCGGTTTCCTCGATGCGGCAGGCGGCGGCGGCTGGGGGCCGGTGGTCACATCCAACCTGCTGATCCAGGGTGCAGACCCGCGCAAGGTCGTGGGCACGGTCAACACCGTCGAGTTCTTCCTGACCTTGACGGTCTCCGCAGCGTTCGTCTGGCATCTGGGCTTTGCCGATGTTGCGGGCGCTACGCTGGGCTTCCTGATCGGCGGCATCGCAGCCGCGCCATTCGGTGCCTGGGCAGCGAAGCACATCCCGGCCAAAACCATGCTGATCATGGTCGGCGTCGTCCTCACGCTGACGAGCGCTTACGGCGCCTACAAGGCCTTTTCCTGA
- the ctrA gene encoding response regulator transcription factor CtrA: MRVLLIEDEPTTAKAIELMLTTEGFNVYSTDLGEEGLDLGKLYDYDIILLDLNLPDMHGYDVLKKLRVAKVQTPVLILSGISEMDSKVRSFGFGADDYVTKPFHREELIARIHAVVRRSKGHSQSVIRTGKLSVNLDAKTVEVDGARVHLTGKEYAMLELLSLRKGTTLTKEMFLNHLYGGMDEPELKIIDVFICKLRKKLAHACGGDNYIETVWGRGYVLRDPDEIAETEAA, from the coding sequence ATGCGCGTACTGCTGATCGAAGACGAACCGACGACCGCCAAGGCGATCGAACTGATGCTGACGACTGAGGGCTTCAATGTCTATTCGACCGACTTGGGCGAAGAGGGCCTCGATCTTGGCAAGCTCTATGATTACGATATCATTCTGCTCGACCTGAACCTGCCGGACATGCACGGCTACGATGTGCTCAAGAAGCTGCGCGTCGCCAAAGTCCAGACCCCGGTCCTGATCCTTTCAGGCATTTCGGAAATGGACAGCAAGGTGCGCTCGTTCGGCTTCGGTGCCGACGATTACGTGACCAAGCCTTTCCACCGCGAAGAACTGATTGCCCGCATCCACGCCGTTGTGCGCCGTTCGAAGGGCCATTCGCAGTCGGTCATCCGTACTGGCAAGCTTTCGGTCAATCTCGACGCCAAGACCGTCGAAGTCGATGGTGCCCGCGTGCATCTGACCGGCAAGGAATACGCGATGCTCGAGCTGCTTTCGCTGCGCAAGGGCACCACGCTGACCAAGGAAATGTTCCTCAACCACCTTTATGGCGGGATGGACGAACCCGAACTCAAGATCATCGACGTGTTCATCTGCAAGCTGCGCAAGAAGCTTGCGCATGCCTGCGGCGGTGACAACTACATCGAAACCGTCTGGGGCCGCGGATATGTCCTGCGCGATCCCGATGAAATCGCGGAAACCGAAGCGGCCTGA